One genomic window of Ziziphus jujuba cultivar Dongzao chromosome 4, ASM3175591v1 includes the following:
- the LOC132803580 gene encoding protein ALP1-like, producing the protein MCPVSRIIRNEGDKTDPPKHLGHFCPALFPCFQPASHTRSPLLFDLKPFLTSKTFEAITTSTPATVKANPNSAAGETHFNQIVFPKPAFSPNSVKRHRLVRRIDRRAPIWNPHPFYRRQESSLKSQPKCRPENWVLCLICHSWQRKNERRVRNRITRNTELRTSFIDSLLDNDVTCISQLRMDRRTFVILCRLLRQDGYMKRDGTVTLEEQVCIFLHIIAYHTKNRTIISRFYRSGETISRYFNSVLNGVLRLHSILLRHPEPVSDNCSDDRWKMFKNCLGALDGTYIKVKVPEINKPRYRTRKGEIATNVLGVCNPNMEFIFVLPGWEGSASDSRVLRDAISRPNGLKVPTGCYYLVDAGYTNGEGFLAPYRGTRYHLSEWRDGCAPINHQEYFNMKHASARNIIERCFGVLKMRWAILRSPSFYPIATQIKIITACCLIHNLIRR; encoded by the exons ATGTGTCCCGTTAGTCGAATTATCCGAAACGAGGGGGACAAAACTGACCCACCAAAACacctgggtcacttttgtcctgCCCTCTTTCCATGCTTTCAACCTGCCTCTCACACCCGTTCGCCACTTCTTTTCGATTTGAAGCCATTCTTGACCTCGAAGACGTTTGAAGCCATTACTACCAGCACGCCAGCCACTGTCAAAGCTAACCCTAACTCTGCCGCCGGCGAAACCCATTTCAACCAGATTGTCTTCCCGAAACCGGCCTTCTCTCCCAACTCCGTGAAACGGCATcgtttggtacgcaggatagATCGACGAGCTCCAATCTGGAATCCACACCCTTTCTATCGTCGCCAAGAGTCCTCACTCAAATCTCAACCCAAATGTCGACCAGAAAACTGGGTTTTGTGCTTAATTTGTCACT cgtggcaaaggaaaaatgaaagacGTGTTAGGAATAGAATAACTAGGAATACCGAATTGCGTACATCTTTTATAGATAGTTTGTTGGACAATGATGTCACTTGTATTAGTCAATTgaggatggataggagaacatttgttattttatgtcgGTTATTACGCCAAGATGGATATATGAAAAGAGATGGTActgttacattggaagagcaagtgtgcatatttttgcacataattGCTTATCATACAAAAAACCGTACAATTATCAGTCGATTCTATAGATCAGGGGAGACaattagtagatatttcaattcagtaTTGAATGGGGTGTTGCGCTTACATTCCATTTTGTTGAGGCATCCTGAACCTGTGTCGGATAATTGCtcggatgatagatggaaaatgtttaag aattgtttgggagcattagatggaacttatattaaggtgaaAGTACCTGAAATCAATAAGCCAAGATATCGAACAAGAAAGGGTGAGATCGCAACAAATGTCTTAGGTGTATGTAACccgaatatggaatttatatttgtattaccggGTTGGGAAGGCTCCGCTTCAGATTCCAGAGTACTTAGAGATGCAATAAGTAGGCCAAATGGACTAAAAGTACCAACCG gttgttattacttagtggatgctggttacacaaatggtgaaggatttcttgcaccatataggggaacaagatatcacctttccgaatggagagatggttgtgcacccataaatcatcaagagtatttcaacatgaagcatgcatcagctaggaatatcatagaaagatgctttggggttcttaaaatgcgatgggcaattttaagaagtccatctttctacccaattgcaacacaaatcaaaatcattactGCATGTTGTCTGATACATAATCTGATTAGAAGATAA
- the LOC107416634 gene encoding desmethylxanthohumol 6'-O-methyltransferase-like, producing the protein MEEAKFDANFLTGQAEIWQLMFAFTGSMALKCAVQLRIADIINSYGKPITLSQIASHIIDSPSAEISYLERIMRRLVHKKIFTAHHSSEEGDTLYGLNETSKWLLWDTKPNLVALILVENNPWMLAPWQHLSHCVKDGGHPFEKAHGCDLWNFASKNPELNKLFNDGMGCMVKIFMGAVLPAYKDGFGSIGSLVDVGGGTGGDMYEIVKSYPHIRAINFDLPHVIDTAPNYPGVSHIGGDMFVSIPNADAIFMKSVLHDWSNELCVKILKNCRKAIPEKTGKVIIVDVVFEQDNKDAFEETRIIMDLVMLAHTTGGKERTEIEWKRILEEAGFPRYKIIRIPAIPSIIEAYPI; encoded by the exons ATGGAAGAAGCAAAATTTGATGCTAATTTTCTCACTGGCCAAGCAGAGATTTGGCAACTCATGTTTGCCTTTACAGGCTCAATGGCACTGAAATGTGCAGTACAACTCCGTATTGCCGATATTATAAACTCTTATGGAAAACCCATCACTCTGTCACAAATAGCTTCTCATATTATTGATTCACCCAGTGCAGAAATATCCTACCTCGAACGCATTATGAGAAGGTTAGTCCACAAAAAGATCTTCACCGCACATCATTCATCAGAGGAGGGAGACACTCTCTATGGACTGAATGAGACCTCAAAATGGCTATTGTGGGACACCAAGCCAAATCTCGTGGCCTTGATACTTGTGGAGAACAATCCATGGATGTTGGCTCCATGGCAACACCTTAGCCATTGTGTCAAAGATGGAGGCCATCCATTCGAGAAGGCTCATGGTtgtgatttatggaattttgcATCAAAAAATCCTGAGTTGAACAAGTTGTTCAATGATGGTATGGGATGTATGGTCAAGATCTTCATGGGGGCGGTCCTACCAGCCTATAAAGATGGGTTTGGTAGCATAGGATCATTGGTCGATGTGGGAGGTGGGACCGGTGGTGATATGTATGAGATTGTGAAATCTTATCCGCACATCAGAGCTATCAACTTTGATTTGCCACATGTCATTGACACAGCACCAAATTATCCTGGGGTGTCTCACATTGGAGGGGATATGTTTGTGTCAATTCCTAATGCTGATGCCATTTTCATGAAG TCGGTACTTCATGATTGGAGCAACGAGTTATgcgtaaaaatattaaaaaattgtcGGAAAGCAATACCGGAGAAGACCGGAAAAGTTATCATTGTAGATGTTGTCTTTGAGCAAGATAACAAAGACGCATTTGAAGAAACACGAATAATAATGGATTTGGTAATGTTGGCACATACCACAGGTGGAAAAGAGCGCACtgaaattgagtggaaaagaaTATTGGAGGAAGCAGGATTTCCTCGTTACAAAATCATCAGGATTCCAGCCATACCATCCATCATCGAGGCCTatcctatttaa
- the LOC112492539 gene encoding uncharacterized protein LOC112492539, translating into MEAGGSSNDNRWGESRRTWSRGEEEALLVLLDEAVASGQRCDTGAFKPGTLNMIERQLAEMCPNSGLRATPHIESKLKKWKKQYGIIYDMLNKSGFGWNDTLKCVEIDSDDAWKAYVQSNPSAKSWRDKHFPIYERLANIFGKDRATGHGAQTPIDLVNDINMEPDNDQFDDVGSPMSMNQTHSQLPTQSQLRGKRKAQSKDVDIVSGLNNVADKFIDKLATQLDKLEKSDINYPQYLAMELDRLGFHITDNLKISKAMRSDPSNVEVFKIIKTDAQKIEFARGFLDN; encoded by the exons ATGGAAGCTGGAGGTAGCAGTAACGATAATAGGTGGGGTGAATCTAGGCGTACATGGAGTAGAGGTGAGGAAGAAGCTTTGCTGGTTCTTTTAGATGAagctgtagctagtgggcaacgtTGTGATACGGGAGCATTTAAACCTGGTACACTTAATATGATTGAGCGGCAACTGGCTGAAATGTGTCCTAACTCGGGATTGCGAGcaactccacatattgaatCGAAGCtaaaaaagtggaagaagcaatatggCATCATATACGACATGCTgaacaaaagtggatttggatggaatgacactcttaaatgtgtggagATTGACAGTGACGATGCTTggaaagcatatgtgcag agtaatccaAGTGCAAAAAGTTGGAGAGATAAACATTTCCCGATATATGAGaggcttgctaatatttttgggaaggatcgggcaacaggacatggagcacaaactccaattgatttagttaatgatataaatatggagCCTGACAATGACCAATTTGATGATGTGGGTTCTCCAATGTCTATGAATCAAACACATAGTCAACTGCCCACACAATCCCAATTAAGAGGTAAGAGGAAAGCTCAATCGAAGGATGTTGACATCGTTAGCGGGTTAAACAATGTAGCAGATAAGTTTATAGATAAATTGGCTACACAGTTAGACAAGTTGGAGAAGTCTGATATCAACtatccacaatacttagctatggagcttgacagGTTAGGATTCCATATTACtgacaatctcaaaatctctaaggcaatgagatcgGATCCATCGAACGTTGAGGTTTTCAAGATTATTAAAACCGATGCGcagaagattgaatttgctcgtggatttttggataactaa
- the LOC107416638 gene encoding xanthohumol 4-O-methyltransferase-like, with protein MEKTEADASLIEQLEGWQQMSAFAGSMVLKCAVELRIADIIHSHGGPTTLSQIASDITSSSCPDMSYLERIMRLLVLKNIFTAHRPSDGGETLYDLTHLSRWILWDSKPSLVPFILLENYHSQCVKDDEDGGDIWDFALTNPDFNNSFDDDAMSTTTTVDILIDVFLPAYKDELESVGSVVDIGGGSGRTMHEVVKSHPHIKAINFDLPHVIATAPNFQGVSHIGGDMFENIPSADAVLLKGILHDWSHEECVKILQNCHNAIPEKNGKVIIVDIVLEQEDNNIPEESQITSELKTMVLTNRKERTEVEWKKLLKEGGFPQHRIIKFPAKQCIIVAYPI; from the exons ATGGAAAAAACAGAAGCTGATGCATCGCTAATAGAACAATTAGAGGGTTGGCAGCAAATGTCTGCATTTGCAGGCTCAATGGTCCTGAAATGTGCGGTGGAGCTACGCATTGCTGATATTATACACTCGCATGGTGGTCCAACCACATTGTCTCAAATAGCTTCTGATATTACCAGTTCATCTTGTCCAGATATGTCCTACCTCGAACGCATCATGAGATTATTAGTCCTGAAAAACATCTTCACCGCGCATCGCCCATCGGACGGTGGAGAAACTTTGTACGATCTCACACATCTTTCTAGATGGATATTATGGGACTCCAAACCAAGCCTTGTCCCCTTTATACTATTGGAGAATTACCACAGCCAATGTGTCAAAGATGATGAAGATGGTGGTGATATTTGGGACTTCGCATTGACAAACCCCGACTTCAACAACTCCTTTGATGATGATGCTATGTCAACCACCACCACCGTTGATATTTTGATAGATGTGTTTTTACCAGCATATAAAGATGAATTGGAAAGTGTAGGATCAGTGGTGGACATTGGGGGTGGATCGGGAAGAACCATGCATGAGGTTGTGAAATCTCATCCACATATCAAAGCCATCAACTTTGATCTACCACATGTTATCGCCACAGCTCCAAATTTTCAAGGGGTTTCTCACATTGGAGGTGACATGTTCGAGAATATTCCCAGTGCAGATGCAGTTTTACTAAag GGCATACTACACGATTGGAGCCACGAAGAATGTGTGAAAATTCTACAAAATTGTCACAATGCAATACctgaaaaaaatggaaaagttaTAATTGtggatattgttcttgaacaaGAAGACAATAACATACCCGAAGAATCGCAAATCACATCGGAATTAAAGACGATGGTATTGACCAACAGAAAAGAAAGAACAGAGGTGGAATGGAAAAAGTTGTTAAAGGAAGGAGGTTTCCCCCAACACAGAATCATCAAATTTCCAGCTAAACAATGCATTATTGTGGCATATCCTATATGA